In one window of Megalopta genalis isolate 19385.01 chromosome 4, iyMegGena1_principal, whole genome shotgun sequence DNA:
- the LOC117218503 gene encoding transmembrane protein 62 isoform X2, translating into MKITKSTIALLVSVLMLSILVANVADLINVDTHVLDETLSNKQAREEWSHPKFYDIGTSFDHLIWFLQISDIHISIFRDPFRITEFRDFCNVTVDIIKPSVVLASGDLTDAKTKDKMGSKQILEEWQYYKQVLDETKVSKRTLWLDVRGNHDNFNVVSLEAKNNYYSNYSIQGKVHPRSYMYTINIGSELYTFIAVDACLKPGPKRPFNFVGVLDDQEMRTINELVNKSQENNADFIIWFGHYPTSCILSQTNTGVRNVIGKLKESMVYLCGHYHTLAGTVPNMYTLQQAGFLELELADWKDNRMYRVATVDHGQFSFIDVKYGEWPVILISNPKHALYMMPRKENVLSIVKSTHIRVLAFSIAPIKSVKAQLDDGVWFKCEHIKGPLYTSKWNTTAFLDGIHIIRVRVVDSDGRETIVFQPFALDGSRLSFRILPRLILMSNVSNIFQTLFGTMLILLVVPLCLLRFLHILCEKKQLHRPRFRIKFVHLWLRKLWILSTVNRLCFPLVIYALYLTVGPWAIGEVVDNHTGIIFAWGTFVGNSYLPGAFTYAYGFFQLFSFHLPLTLILAHRVDKRLQSIDKPDYKSVSKVCFLWQQLPITLLVLMQANMVYFFWLAYGTLATMLCPLRTWSIFLAIMLWHQVNTMPPSCLRSAIAIWSSHG; encoded by the exons ATGAAAATAACGAAATCCACTATAGCTCTTCTGGTCTCTGTGTTAATGTTGTCGATCCTCGTAGCTAATGTTGCCGACTTGATCAATGTCGACACTCATGTTTTGGACGAGACATTATCCAATAAACAAGCGCGAGAAGAATGGTCGCATCCGAAGTTTTACGATATTGGAACGTCGTTCGACCACCTGATTTGGTTTTTACAG atTTCGGACATACACATCAGCATATTTCGAGATCCATTTAGGATAACAGAGTTCAGAGATTTTTGTAATGTTACTGTGGATATTATTAAACCTTCTGTTGTGCTTGCTTCAG GTGATCTCACAGATGCAAAAACCAAAGATAAGATGGGATCGAAACAAATATTAGAAGAATGGCAATATTATAAGCAAGTGTTAGATGAGACTAAAGTTAGCAAGAGAACACTATGGCTAGACGTAAGAGGCAATCATG ATAATTTCAATGTCGTTAGTCTTGAGGCaaagaataattattattccaATTATTCTATCCAAGGGAAAGTACATCCAAGATCTTACATGTACACGATAAATATTGGTTCTGAATTATACACTTTTATTGCTGTGGATGCTTGTCTAAAACCTGGTCCAAAAAGACCATTCAATTTTGTTGGAGTATTAGATGACCAAGAAATGAGAACTATAAATGAACTGGTAAATAAGTCTCAGGAAAATAATGCTGACTTTATAATATGGTTTGGTCACTATCCCACTTCTTGCATACTTTCACAAACCAATACAGGTGTTAGAAATGTTATAG GCAAACTCAAAGAGAGTATGGTATACCTTTGTGGGCATTATCATACACTCGCTGGAACGGTACCAAATATGTATACACTGCAACAGGCAGGATTTCTAGAATTAGAATTAGCTGACTGGAAAGATAATAGAAT GTACCGTGTAGCAACAGTAGATCATGGTCAGTTCTCTTTTATTGATGTCAAATATGGAGAATGGCCAGTGATATTGATTAGCAACCCTAAACATGCTTTATATATGATGCCTAGGAAGGAAAATGTTTTGTCCATTGTTAAATCCACACACATCAG AGTGCTGGCATTTTCAATAGCACCAATAAAGAGCGTCAAAGCTCAATTGGACGATGGTGTTTGGTTTAAGTGCGAACATATTAAAGGACCTCTTTATACTTCTAAATGGAATACAACAGCATTCCTGGATGGGATACACATTATTCGA GTAAGAGTTGTAGACTCGGATGGTAGAGAGACAATAGTTTTCCAGCCTTTTGCTCTTGACGGATCTCGTCTATCATTCCGTATTCTACCTCGACTAATACTTATGTCAAATGTCAGCAATATC TTTCAGACCTTGTTTGGAACAATGTTAATCCTGTTAGTGGTCCCATTATGTTTACTACGTTTTCTTCACATATTGTGTGAAA AAAAGCAACTGCATCGGCCGAGGTTTAGGATAAAATTTGTTCACTTATGGCTCCGGAAATTATGGATATTATCCACTGTTAATCGCTTGTGTTTTCCATTAGTTATATATGCGTTATATTTAACAGTTG GTCCATGGGCCATTGGTGAAGTTGTAGATAATCATACTGGCATAATCTTCGCGTGGGGAACGTTTGTTGGAAATTCTTATCTTCCCGGTGCCTTTACCTATGCCTACGgattttttcaattgttttcTTTCCATTTACCACTTACGTTAATCTTAGCTCACAGAGTAGATAAACG GCTACAGAGTATTGACAAACCTGATTATAAATCAGTCTCCAAAGTTTGTTTTCTATGGCAGCAGTTGCCAATAACGTTATTGGTTCTAATGCAAGCAAATATGGTTTACTTCTTTTGGTTAGCATATGGGACACTAGCTACTATGTTGTGTCCCTTACGCACGTGGAGCATTTTCTTAGCAATAATGTTATGGCATCAAGTGAATACAATGCCACCTTCATGTTTAAG ATCTGCAATAGCAATATGGTCATCCCATGGTTAA
- the LOC117218503 gene encoding transmembrane protein 62 isoform X1, translating into MKITKSTIALLVSVLMLSILVANVADLINVDTHVLDETLSNKQAREEWSHPKFYDIGTSFDHLIWFLQISDIHISIFRDPFRITEFRDFCNVTVDIIKPSVVLASGDLTDAKTKDKMGSKQILEEWQYYKQVLDETKVSKRTLWLDVRGNHDNFNVVSLEAKNNYYSNYSIQGKVHPRSYMYTINIGSELYTFIAVDACLKPGPKRPFNFVGVLDDQEMRTINELVNKSQENNADFIIWFGHYPTSCILSQTNTGVRNVIGKLKESMVYLCGHYHTLAGTVPNMYTLQQAGFLELELADWKDNRMYRVATVDHGQFSFIDVKYGEWPVILISNPKHALYMMPRKENVLSIVKSTHIRVLAFSIAPIKSVKAQLDDGVWFKCEHIKGPLYTSKWNTTAFLDGIHIIRVRVVDSDGRETIVFQPFALDGSRLSFRILPRLILMSNVSNIFQTLFGTMLILLVVPLCLLRFLHILCEIEKQLHRPRFRIKFVHLWLRKLWILSTVNRLCFPLVIYALYLTVGPWAIGEVVDNHTGIIFAWGTFVGNSYLPGAFTYAYGFFQLFSFHLPLTLILAHRVDKRLQSIDKPDYKSVSKVCFLWQQLPITLLVLMQANMVYFFWLAYGTLATMLCPLRTWSIFLAIMLWHQVNTMPPSCLRSAIAIWSSHG; encoded by the exons ATGAAAATAACGAAATCCACTATAGCTCTTCTGGTCTCTGTGTTAATGTTGTCGATCCTCGTAGCTAATGTTGCCGACTTGATCAATGTCGACACTCATGTTTTGGACGAGACATTATCCAATAAACAAGCGCGAGAAGAATGGTCGCATCCGAAGTTTTACGATATTGGAACGTCGTTCGACCACCTGATTTGGTTTTTACAG atTTCGGACATACACATCAGCATATTTCGAGATCCATTTAGGATAACAGAGTTCAGAGATTTTTGTAATGTTACTGTGGATATTATTAAACCTTCTGTTGTGCTTGCTTCAG GTGATCTCACAGATGCAAAAACCAAAGATAAGATGGGATCGAAACAAATATTAGAAGAATGGCAATATTATAAGCAAGTGTTAGATGAGACTAAAGTTAGCAAGAGAACACTATGGCTAGACGTAAGAGGCAATCATG ATAATTTCAATGTCGTTAGTCTTGAGGCaaagaataattattattccaATTATTCTATCCAAGGGAAAGTACATCCAAGATCTTACATGTACACGATAAATATTGGTTCTGAATTATACACTTTTATTGCTGTGGATGCTTGTCTAAAACCTGGTCCAAAAAGACCATTCAATTTTGTTGGAGTATTAGATGACCAAGAAATGAGAACTATAAATGAACTGGTAAATAAGTCTCAGGAAAATAATGCTGACTTTATAATATGGTTTGGTCACTATCCCACTTCTTGCATACTTTCACAAACCAATACAGGTGTTAGAAATGTTATAG GCAAACTCAAAGAGAGTATGGTATACCTTTGTGGGCATTATCATACACTCGCTGGAACGGTACCAAATATGTATACACTGCAACAGGCAGGATTTCTAGAATTAGAATTAGCTGACTGGAAAGATAATAGAAT GTACCGTGTAGCAACAGTAGATCATGGTCAGTTCTCTTTTATTGATGTCAAATATGGAGAATGGCCAGTGATATTGATTAGCAACCCTAAACATGCTTTATATATGATGCCTAGGAAGGAAAATGTTTTGTCCATTGTTAAATCCACACACATCAG AGTGCTGGCATTTTCAATAGCACCAATAAAGAGCGTCAAAGCTCAATTGGACGATGGTGTTTGGTTTAAGTGCGAACATATTAAAGGACCTCTTTATACTTCTAAATGGAATACAACAGCATTCCTGGATGGGATACACATTATTCGA GTAAGAGTTGTAGACTCGGATGGTAGAGAGACAATAGTTTTCCAGCCTTTTGCTCTTGACGGATCTCGTCTATCATTCCGTATTCTACCTCGACTAATACTTATGTCAAATGTCAGCAATATC TTTCAGACCTTGTTTGGAACAATGTTAATCCTGTTAGTGGTCCCATTATGTTTACTACGTTTTCTTCACATATTGTGTGAAA TAGAAAAGCAACTGCATCGGCCGAGGTTTAGGATAAAATTTGTTCACTTATGGCTCCGGAAATTATGGATATTATCCACTGTTAATCGCTTGTGTTTTCCATTAGTTATATATGCGTTATATTTAACAGTTG GTCCATGGGCCATTGGTGAAGTTGTAGATAATCATACTGGCATAATCTTCGCGTGGGGAACGTTTGTTGGAAATTCTTATCTTCCCGGTGCCTTTACCTATGCCTACGgattttttcaattgttttcTTTCCATTTACCACTTACGTTAATCTTAGCTCACAGAGTAGATAAACG GCTACAGAGTATTGACAAACCTGATTATAAATCAGTCTCCAAAGTTTGTTTTCTATGGCAGCAGTTGCCAATAACGTTATTGGTTCTAATGCAAGCAAATATGGTTTACTTCTTTTGGTTAGCATATGGGACACTAGCTACTATGTTGTGTCCCTTACGCACGTGGAGCATTTTCTTAGCAATAATGTTATGGCATCAAGTGAATACAATGCCACCTTCATGTTTAAG ATCTGCAATAGCAATATGGTCATCCCATGGTTAA
- the LOC117218503 gene encoding transmembrane protein 62 isoform X3, which yields MVASEVLRYWNVVRPPDLVFTGDLTDAKTKDKMGSKQILEEWQYYKQVLDETKVSKRTLWLDVRGNHDNFNVVSLEAKNNYYSNYSIQGKVHPRSYMYTINIGSELYTFIAVDACLKPGPKRPFNFVGVLDDQEMRTINELVNKSQENNADFIIWFGHYPTSCILSQTNTGVRNVIGKLKESMVYLCGHYHTLAGTVPNMYTLQQAGFLELELADWKDNRMYRVATVDHGQFSFIDVKYGEWPVILISNPKHALYMMPRKENVLSIVKSTHIRVLAFSIAPIKSVKAQLDDGVWFKCEHIKGPLYTSKWNTTAFLDGIHIIRVRVVDSDGRETIVFQPFALDGSRLSFRILPRLILMSNVSNIFQTLFGTMLILLVVPLCLLRFLHILCEIEKQLHRPRFRIKFVHLWLRKLWILSTVNRLCFPLVIYALYLTVGPWAIGEVVDNHTGIIFAWGTFVGNSYLPGAFTYAYGFFQLFSFHLPLTLILAHRVDKRLQSIDKPDYKSVSKVCFLWQQLPITLLVLMQANMVYFFWLAYGTLATMLCPLRTWSIFLAIMLWHQVNTMPPSCLRSAIAIWSSHG from the exons ATGGTCGCATCCGAAGTTTTACGATATTGGAACGTCGTTCGACCACCTGATTTGGTTTTTACAG GTGATCTCACAGATGCAAAAACCAAAGATAAGATGGGATCGAAACAAATATTAGAAGAATGGCAATATTATAAGCAAGTGTTAGATGAGACTAAAGTTAGCAAGAGAACACTATGGCTAGACGTAAGAGGCAATCATG ATAATTTCAATGTCGTTAGTCTTGAGGCaaagaataattattattccaATTATTCTATCCAAGGGAAAGTACATCCAAGATCTTACATGTACACGATAAATATTGGTTCTGAATTATACACTTTTATTGCTGTGGATGCTTGTCTAAAACCTGGTCCAAAAAGACCATTCAATTTTGTTGGAGTATTAGATGACCAAGAAATGAGAACTATAAATGAACTGGTAAATAAGTCTCAGGAAAATAATGCTGACTTTATAATATGGTTTGGTCACTATCCCACTTCTTGCATACTTTCACAAACCAATACAGGTGTTAGAAATGTTATAG GCAAACTCAAAGAGAGTATGGTATACCTTTGTGGGCATTATCATACACTCGCTGGAACGGTACCAAATATGTATACACTGCAACAGGCAGGATTTCTAGAATTAGAATTAGCTGACTGGAAAGATAATAGAAT GTACCGTGTAGCAACAGTAGATCATGGTCAGTTCTCTTTTATTGATGTCAAATATGGAGAATGGCCAGTGATATTGATTAGCAACCCTAAACATGCTTTATATATGATGCCTAGGAAGGAAAATGTTTTGTCCATTGTTAAATCCACACACATCAG AGTGCTGGCATTTTCAATAGCACCAATAAAGAGCGTCAAAGCTCAATTGGACGATGGTGTTTGGTTTAAGTGCGAACATATTAAAGGACCTCTTTATACTTCTAAATGGAATACAACAGCATTCCTGGATGGGATACACATTATTCGA GTAAGAGTTGTAGACTCGGATGGTAGAGAGACAATAGTTTTCCAGCCTTTTGCTCTTGACGGATCTCGTCTATCATTCCGTATTCTACCTCGACTAATACTTATGTCAAATGTCAGCAATATC TTTCAGACCTTGTTTGGAACAATGTTAATCCTGTTAGTGGTCCCATTATGTTTACTACGTTTTCTTCACATATTGTGTGAAA TAGAAAAGCAACTGCATCGGCCGAGGTTTAGGATAAAATTTGTTCACTTATGGCTCCGGAAATTATGGATATTATCCACTGTTAATCGCTTGTGTTTTCCATTAGTTATATATGCGTTATATTTAACAGTTG GTCCATGGGCCATTGGTGAAGTTGTAGATAATCATACTGGCATAATCTTCGCGTGGGGAACGTTTGTTGGAAATTCTTATCTTCCCGGTGCCTTTACCTATGCCTACGgattttttcaattgttttcTTTCCATTTACCACTTACGTTAATCTTAGCTCACAGAGTAGATAAACG GCTACAGAGTATTGACAAACCTGATTATAAATCAGTCTCCAAAGTTTGTTTTCTATGGCAGCAGTTGCCAATAACGTTATTGGTTCTAATGCAAGCAAATATGGTTTACTTCTTTTGGTTAGCATATGGGACACTAGCTACTATGTTGTGTCCCTTACGCACGTGGAGCATTTTCTTAGCAATAATGTTATGGCATCAAGTGAATACAATGCCACCTTCATGTTTAAG ATCTGCAATAGCAATATGGTCATCCCATGGTTAA
- the LOC117218504 gene encoding uncharacterized protein LOC117218504, giving the protein MTSSALEAKINKIRQQNEEIRRRHQEVEEDKKNAAKLNALVQMVPSSDWPERKEPPEFSNPPKAKQKSAKEKHEYTMQAHPSEGKKIHSFAHGEGPPPDPKYNFLADSEREEPSSEYAKESSGNKLHNKVMRGNFKKKTGGRENHMQKDNKVYKGNYRDESQPGYDAWRAERNRIDEDRISRQRTAEGNWRREWDNDKMHIIDDVAKKTTRSTLGDFAKKDHKDSDRRYHSNNNEYIAHSRGGIRPHRGSSKNFYGNYDNRSHNVYDQHRNNTTMPVKPPLSPTSEERTVIATDNSIKVTVNQGNTPSKGPVMSVKVNSPSIAGTGRVGPRQRTRVTYSHSDAEVPISESESFHRQKSFEDKSKGTYFNNPKSPNVKRSHSQKKKEGEVKYPYQRKEIWREDSDTNSLRYQENEFRTYIPRNIHKSQPTKSPKSTRRDIKLVQQNLNADTPSKNQTQEYSNIDSTKHEREDVVTENNETLEECKSELPGQVESANGEFNDKYEGCNNVFEMEMEEVSIILPKSPKRLSGVENLEQITKDVKDIINPDKNERLENVDHIELCTGNDTTANLQKSMSSEALATDIVESEPNEPEANVKTVPYESESNIESVSAEYLRNIKPASIESASIEPATVELVLTESVPKQEPDLTESIPKVEPDLTESTPKVEPVLAKLVAKVESIPTKSIPNVEPIPAELVPKVESVPTESTPNVEPVSPKLISEVVPVSTESVSKVESVTAELVPKMEQFCADSAAKVESDSVELLPKVEPDSVELLPKVEPDSTELLPKMEPDSTELLPKVESDSIKLLPKVEPDSVELRSKLEPDSVELLSKVEPVLAELIHKLEQVPTESVSKVELVPTESVPKLEQIPVVSVPKVEPVPVESVPEVESVPAGSIPKVEPVLAESVPKVETIPTESTLKIEPVLAESVANMVSVENESNNASNASATVEASCKNDQQPHGQISEQFVKDDCDNVKDEIAKQSRTPSMKDEFVSSLEAEAHSVINTENQLVCSDKSVEKQTLLVDEKVGKKVDENNECSDKKLHEMNLENTHNVSTVKNKKVEAIQEARVEL; this is encoded by the exons ATGACATCTAGTGCACTCGAAGcaaaaatcaataaaattaggcaacaaaatgaagaaattagaaGAAGACATCAA GAGGTGGAGGAAGATAAAAAGAACGCAGCGAAACTCAATGCTTTAGTTCAAATGGTACCATCATCCGATTGGCCAGAGAGGAAGGAACCACCTGAATTTTCAAATCCACCGAAAGCTAAGCAAAAGTCAGCCAAGGAAAAGCATGAATACACAATGCAAGCTCACCCTTCTGAGGGAAAAAAAATACATTCATTTGCTCAT GGAGAAGGTCCACCACCTGACCCTAAATACAATTTCCTGGCAGACTCAGAGCGAGAAGAACCTAGTTCAGAATATGCAAAGGAGTCTTCTGGAAATAAGCTCCATAATAAAGTAATGCGGGGAAACTTCAAAAAGAAAACAGGGGGAAGAGAAAATCATATGCAAAAG GATAATAAAGTATATAAAGGAAATTATAGAGATGAATCTCAGCCAGGGTATGACGCTTGGAGAGCAGAAAGAAACCGTATCGATGAAGACCGCATTAGCAGGCAGAGGACTGCCGAAGGAAATTGGCGGAGGGAGTGGGATAATGATAAA ATGCATATTATAGACGATGTAGCAAAGAAAACGACGAGGTCTACATTAGGCGATTTTGCAAAGAAAGATCATAAAGATTCTGACAGAAGATATCATTCAAATA ATAATGAATATATCGCTCACAGTAGAGGTGGAATCCGTCCTCATCGTGGTTCTTCAAAGAATTTCTATGGTAATTACGACAATCGGTCTCACAACGTGTATGATCAGCATAGAAACAATACAACAATGCCAGTGAAGCCACCTTTGTCCCCAACATCTGAAGAGAGGACTGTAATTGCTACTGATAACAGTATCAAAGTCACAGTCAACCAGGGCAATACACCATCTAAGGGCCCAGTAATGAGTGTCAAAG TGAATTCACCAAGCATAGCTGGAACAGGAAGAGTCGGTCCACGACAAAGAACTCGAGTGACTTACAGTCATTCAGATGCAGAAGTACCCATCTCCGAAAGTGAGTCTTTCCATCGTCAAAAATCATTTGAGGATAAGTCGAAAGGAACTTACTTCAATAATCCAAAATCTCCCAATGTAAAGAGATCGCACTCCCAAAAAAAGAAAGAGGGTGAAGTGAAATACCCATATCAGAGGAAAGAGATCTGGAGAGAGGACAGCGATACAAATTCTCTAAGGTATCAAGAAAACGAGTTTAGAACTTATATACCAAGAAATATACATAAGTCTCAACCCACTAAATCTCCGAAGTCTACTAGAAGAGATATCAAACTGGTGCAACAAAATTTAAATGCAGACACCCCTTCGAAAAATCAAACGCAAGAATATTCGAATATTGATTCGACGAAACATGAACGTGAAGATGTTGTAACAGAGAACAATGAGACGTTAGAAGAATGTAAATCTGAATTACCTGGTCAAGTGGAATCAGCTAATGGGGAATTTAATGATAAATATGAAGGTTGCAATAATGTATTTGAGATGGAAATGGAAGAGGTGTCAATAATCTTACCGAAAAGTCCTAAGCGATTATCAGGTGTCGAGAATCTTGAACAAATTACCAAAGATGTGAAGGATATAATCAATCCTGACAAAAACGAGCGCCTTGAAAATGTAGATCATATCGAATTATGCACTGGGAATGATACAACCGCTAATTTGCAAAAAAGTATGTCTTCCGAAGCACTCGCTACTGATATTGTGGAATCAGAACCAAATGAACCAGAAGCTAACGTGAAGACAGTACCATATGAATCAGAAAGTAATATAGAATCAGTATCAGCTGAATATTTACGGAACATAAAACCTGCATCAATTGAATCAGCGTCAATTGAACCAGCAACGGTTGAGTTAGTGTTAACTGAATCAGTTCCTAAACAGGAACCAGATTTAACTGAATCAATACCCAAAGTGGAACCAGATTTAACTGAATCAACACCCAAAGTGGAACCAGTTCTAGCTAAATTAGTAGCCAAAGTAGAATCTATTCCAACAAAATCAATACCTAATGTGGAACCAATTCCTGCTGAATTAGTACCTAAAGTGGAATCAGTTCCAACAGAATCAACACCTAATGTGGAACCAGTTTCTCCTAAATTGATATCTGAAGTAGTACCAGTTTCAACTGAATCAGTATCTAAAGTAGAATCAGTTACAGCTGAATTAGTACCTAAAATGGAACAATTTTGTGCTGATTCAGCAGCAAAAGTAGAATCAGATTCTGTTGAATTACTTCCTAAAGTGGAACCAGATTCTGTTGAATTACTTCCTAAAGTGGAACCAGATTCTACTGAACTACTTCCTAAAATGGAACCAGATTCTACCGAACTACTTCCTAAAGTGGAATCAGATTCTATCAAGTTACTTCCTAAAGTGGAACCAGATTCTGTCGAATTACGTTCTAAACTGGAACCAGATTCTGTTGAATTACTTTCCAAAGTGGAACCAGTTCTTGCTGAATTAATACATAAATTGGAACAGGTTCCAACTGAATCAGTATCTAAAGTGGAACTAGTTCCAACTGAATCAGTACCTAAACTAGAACAGATTCCAGTTGTATCGGTACCAAAAGTGGAGCCAGTTCCTGTCGAATCAGTACCAGAAGTGGAATCAGTTCCTGCTGGATCAATACCTAAAGTGGAACCAGTGCTTGCCGAATCAGTACCTAAAGTGGAAACAATTCCTACTGAATCAACACTTAAAATAGAACCAGTTCTAGCTGAATCAGTAGCTAACATGGTGTCAGTTGAAAATGAAAGCAATAATGCGTCCAATGCTTCCGCCACGGTAGAAGCTTCGTGCAAAAATGATCAGCAACCACACGGGCAAATTAGTGAACAGTTTGTAAAGGATGACTGTGATAATGTCAAAGATGAAATTGCTAAACAGTCAAGAACACCATCGATGAAAGACGAATTCGTGTCTTCGTTGGAGGCTGAAGCACATTCTGTGATAAACACTGAAAATCAATTAGTCTGCAGCGACAAGTCAGTTGAAAAACAAACATTACTTGTAGACGAGAAAGTAGGTAAAAAGGTAGACGAAAACAATGAATGCTCTGATAAGAAATTGCACGAAATGAATTTGGAAAATACTCATAACGTTTCGACGGTTAAGAATAAGAAGGTCGAGGCGATACAGGAAGCTAGGGTAGAGCTGTAA